In a genomic window of Bacteroidota bacterium:
- a CDS encoding HDOD domain-containing protein, translated as MSVLAAQAPVSKAFSQYDDAIAARIETGKLKLPVLPLAIQRIMEMNSNPEFDVQALSELIHQDQTLAGHVLRVCNSSIYAGTYKISSLRQAISRLGGHAMVKIAVSVTMQGEIFQVVRFREEIQEIWRHAFASGLYAQEIAIVRGAPDPQMYMCGLLHQVGKPVLLQTIVSVARQLDSVLDESEVARLLAVYHTRVGTLLATTWKLPATIVDACRFYEQPGDAPTPATEVYVTHLASRLADGLLEGQVPACDPALLDAIGLTAAHWATLQSKEEEIKAMMGAISV; from the coding sequence ATGTCTGTCCTTGCTGCGCAAGCCCCTGTTTCCAAAGCTTTTTCACAATACGATGATGCCATTGCGGCGCGTATTGAAACAGGTAAGTTGAAATTGCCGGTGTTGCCGCTTGCGATTCAGCGGATTATGGAGATGAATAGCAATCCCGAGTTTGATGTCCAGGCATTGTCTGAATTAATACACCAGGATCAGACACTTGCCGGCCATGTGTTGCGGGTCTGTAATTCTTCAATTTATGCCGGCACGTATAAAATCAGTTCTCTACGGCAGGCCATTTCGAGGCTGGGTGGCCATGCAATGGTGAAAATTGCGGTATCGGTTACAATGCAGGGCGAGATCTTTCAGGTGGTGCGGTTTCGGGAAGAAATTCAGGAAATCTGGCGCCATGCTTTTGCAAGTGGACTCTATGCGCAGGAGATCGCAATTGTGCGTGGCGCACCTGATCCTCAGATGTACATGTGTGGTTTGCTGCACCAGGTAGGCAAACCCGTTCTTCTGCAGACCATCGTGTCTGTTGCGCGCCAACTGGATAGCGTGCTGGATGAAAGCGAAGTAGCCAGGCTTCTTGCGGTGTACCACACGCGGGTTGGCACCCTGCTTGCAACAACCTGGAAGCTACCTGCGACCATTGTTGATGCCTGTCGGTTTTACGAACAACCCGGTGATGCGCCGACGCCGGCAACAGAGGTGTATGTCACGCATCTAGCGTCCCGGCTTGCAGATGGATTGCTAGAAGGGCAGGTGCCGGCCTGTGATCCGGCGTTGCTGGATGCTATCGGATTAACGGCAGCGCATTGGGCCACTCTGCAATCTAAAGAAGAGGAAATCAAAGCGATGATGGGAGCGATCTCTGTTTAG
- a CDS encoding glucose 1-dehydrogenase: MNLQNQFDLSNRVAFITGASKGIGLAIARGLCQFGAHVVISSRRAAAVAEVAAGLRAEGLQVSSVGCHMGKPDEIAAAIDTIGEEHGRLDILINNAATNPVYGPIQDADEAAFDKIMQVNVKGPFMLCKAAYPLLKASPGASVINISSIEAIKPDQGLGLYSVSKAALVTMTQVMAKEWGAAGIRVNTICPGLVKTKFSAALWQNEQMMAHINTQLPLGRIAQPEEMVGLALFLASDASSYCTGGMYLADGGYVIA, from the coding sequence ATGAATTTGCAAAACCAGTTCGACCTCAGCAATCGCGTAGCCTTTATAACAGGTGCAAGCAAGGGCATTGGATTGGCGATTGCCCGTGGCTTGTGTCAGTTTGGTGCCCATGTGGTAATTAGTAGCCGGCGAGCAGCAGCGGTCGCCGAGGTGGCTGCCGGTTTGCGTGCAGAGGGGCTACAGGTTTCGAGCGTGGGCTGTCACATGGGCAAACCCGATGAAATTGCTGCGGCTATCGATACGATTGGAGAGGAACATGGCCGGCTTGATATTCTAATTAACAATGCTGCTACCAATCCGGTATACGGCCCCATTCAGGACGCAGACGAAGCAGCTTTTGACAAAATCATGCAGGTCAATGTCAAAGGGCCATTTATGCTGTGCAAAGCTGCTTATCCCCTCTTAAAAGCAAGTCCCGGTGCCTCTGTGATCAACATCAGTTCTATTGAAGCCATCAAGCCCGATCAGGGACTCGGACTCTACAGTGTAAGCAAAGCTGCCCTGGTAACCATGACGCAGGTTATGGCAAAAGAATGGGGGGCTGCTGGCATCCGGGTAAACACCATTTGTCCGGGACTTGTGAAAACCAAGTTCAGTGCAGCACTCTGGCAAAACGAACAGATGATGGCACATATCAACACCCAACTCCCCCTCGGCCGCATTGCGCAACCTGAAGAAATGGTAGGCCTTGCCCTGTTCCTTGCATCAGATGCCTCCAGCTACTGCACCGGAGGCATGTACCTGGCCGACGGCGGCTATGTGATTGCTTGA
- a CDS encoding TetR family transcriptional regulator C-terminal domain-containing protein — protein MNIKHKKTDIVSGGEAVFRANGYHNTGVKEILDACGISKGSFYNFFPTKEAYALEVIEYYGNRLTAFMDATFSDQSQNTIERLRSFYYSLVSIAEAEACTKGCLVYNMAFELAGNSDTVARALDIQFEAWVTRVTACIAEGQAAGDITTSQSAEDLAAMLHTAVNGSYGRVKMKRDTAPMRQMIDTLLAFIAS, from the coding sequence ATGAATATCAAACACAAAAAAACAGACATTGTCAGCGGTGGTGAAGCTGTATTTCGGGCCAATGGGTACCACAACACCGGGGTTAAAGAAATCCTCGACGCTTGCGGCATCTCTAAAGGCTCGTTTTACAATTTCTTCCCTACCAAAGAAGCGTATGCGCTGGAAGTGATTGAATATTATGGCAACAGGCTGACTGCGTTTATGGACGCGACTTTCTCGGACCAAAGCCAAAACACCATCGAGCGGCTCCGCAGCTTCTATTACAGCCTCGTATCCATTGCTGAAGCTGAAGCGTGTACCAAAGGTTGTCTCGTATACAACATGGCTTTTGAACTTGCCGGCAACAGCGACACCGTAGCCCGGGCACTGGATATTCAGTTTGAAGCCTGGGTCACCCGTGTAACAGCGTGTATTGCGGAAGGACAGGCAGCCGGAGACATTACAACGTCTCAGTCTGCTGAAGACCTTGCTGCAATGCTACACACAGCTGTTAATGGCTCGTATGGCCGCGTCAAAATGAAACGCGACACCGCCCCCATGCGGCAAATGATCGATACCCTGCTTGCATTTATAGCCTCATAA